The genome window GAATTATGTCTATAGTAGCCAATAAGAACAAGCCATGATTTTagttagccaatcaaaaacaTGCAGTGTTTTATAAATGACCAATAACAAATTTCCTGTCTAACTGTTGTTTGCAAAGGAAACAAACTTCTTCTAGATCAATGCACGAGATTTCATTATTGCCAGAACTAAACATTTTGCTACAGACAgtggaaaataaaacaagattttaaCTAAATTAATGTATAATGAGATTGCATGACATCCCCATTCTGTGTTACTATtgtaattaagtaattactttTACTTTTACATCATCACTAAAGTTAAAAGTAGGTCACTTTGAGAATATTCTCGATTTTTCTAGAAATATTTTCGAGAGTCTAGAGTCTACTGGACTATCTAATTTTaggcaatataattattatagtatgttattaaataatcgTATTAAATTGttctttgtaataatttaaatatttttactaatattacaaatatttgATAGGTACGGTACGGTACCTTTGTTTTTAAACTTGTAACCCAGTCGGGTTCAATTGACGTTTGACAAATGGTCgattgtcatctgtcaattgtttttcataattttcatgTCAAAATGTGTAATTTGTAAACAGCTCCGATACGGTACCGatgaaaatgtgtttttgtaccGCTAATTCTTAAATAAACGActagaaacaaaaaaattgttgggtAAATAAAAGCTTCAATCTTTGGAACATTTATTCATCTCGTCAATCTCAAAAACAGCGCGTGCCGACACCCCTTGTAATCGATGTCGTAGTATTTCTCGTAGAAGTCCTGCACCAGCTCCTCCACCTGCGGACAATGGCCAACGATATACTCCAGGTGAACTGCGACGCGTGCGCGGAGATCGCGCACGAGCCCTACATAGAGTGCTGCGAGTGTGACAGCAACTTGTGCCAGAGCTGCTTCGCGTCCGGGCGTGAAGTGGGACCTCATAAAAACGATCACAAATACTCGATACGGAGGAACGACTTCCCGCTATTCGACAACTGCAACTGGTCTGCTAAGGAGGAGTGCAAACTGTTGTCAGCTATGTCAATGTATGGATTCGGTAACTGGGAGGAGATAGCAAAGTGTGTGCAAACGCGATCTAAACTAGAATGCCAAGAACATTACAAGAAGTATTTCATTGAGAATGTACAGTGCGAGGAGTTGAAATTGATTCCGGAAACAGAGCAGTCTGTTTTTCCAAAAATATTGACACCTTACCTATACAATACAGACCTGTGCACTAACCCACCGAGAAATAACCAATCTGACCACTCCCTAGCAGGCTACAATGCTTATAGATCAGAATTCGAATTAAGCTATGATAATAATGCGGAAAGTATCTTTAGTATAGAGGACAGCTACTCAGATGACGAGGATGACGATTGTATAGATGCTTTAAAAGTTAGTCTACTGAACGCTTTAAATACTAGATTAAGAGAAAGGCAGAGAAGGTACAAAATTATACAGAACCATGGGTTGATAATGACAAACAAGTTGCTGGCGTGGCTCATAAGATTTGATAGCACAATATCGAGAACAAACAGCGAGAGGTTACTGTCTTTTATGCAGTTTATGACCGGTATGCAATTTGATGCATTTATGGAGAGTATTAGTCTTCAGGAAGAAACAATGCAAAGGCTATACAAATTATGTGAATATAGGAAGCTTGGGATACGCACATTGCATTCCGCTAGGCTTTACCAACAACTAAAGGTGAATAATGATGACATGAACAAGGAGCAAAGGCATGCTACATTAGTTATGATAAAGGACTTCGACAGTTACACAACAAAAAGCAAGCTTATGTTTAGCAAAGGCAAGAGATTGAAGAGATCTGCCATACCGCTAGATATAACCGACTTGCCTGGATACTTTCAACTGTCGGCCAATGAGAAATCTTTGTGTTCCAACGTCAGACTTTTACCAAATAACTATACGGAAATGAAGAAGCTGCTAATAGCGGAAAACAATAAACTCGGATCATTGAAACTACTAGATGCACGTAGAATACTCAAAATAGATGTAAATAAAACTCGGAAAATATATGATTTTCTGATAACAGAAGGTTTTATAAGTAAACCTTTTCAACAGTAACAAACTACAAAGCTACCGTacgtgataatattttttgcattaCGAATACCTTTACTTTTATAAAGTTGTTTTATTAATCAACCTTTTTAATAAcagttacttttattatttgtcAGTAGTCATTACAGCATACTTACATTAAtaaatttgtaataaaactttattaatacttactttaaaaccAAACTTCTGATAGAGGAAGATGGCAGGGTTTGTGGGTGACACATGTAGAGTTACATCTCTGCCTGCACATGTCTGCAACATgcaacataaagttaataaaactATCTATAGACACTAGTATTGTGCTTGTAAAACATATGTTTggtaaaacatattatgttttggCCTGTCGAATCTAAGattaccatgggcgtacccaggtaggggtaagcggataaaattaataaatgtcaattttcctggcaagtgggaattaaaaacatgttacctactctgcgtaaaattaagtgttggaaacaaaatatattttcagtcagattaatttaaataaattttcatgatttttttattcaataggTATAacagaccgaccatcttctcgaaacaggtaggTATAATCcctacctgtttcgagaagatgtaATGTATccctagctaaaatcctgggtacgccaatttttttttaatgaaataaggggggcaaacgagcaaacgggtcacctgatggaaagcaacttccgtcacccatggacactcgcagcgtcagaagagctgcaagtgcgttgccggccttttaagagggagggagggaagggaataggggagagtagggaaaggaataggataggggattggggctccggtaaactcactcactcggcgaaacacgccgggtttctgtgagaacgtggtatttctccggtcgagccggcccattcgtgccgaagcatggctctcccacgtatagcccACGCCCATGAAGATTACAATAAAAattgagaataatattattgtactagGCTTTCCCAATAGTCGTGTCGTAGACCGTAGTCTCTAATCTCTATCCGGAGTATGGCAAGACCAAAAACCACAAAAAAATTATGGTTTTTAGAATGGGATTTTATATGGAAATGCTGTGAAAATTCTTCAACTTATGAAATTGAGAagatccataataatattattaagtcgaaagtgtgtctgtgtctgtctgttacctcttcacgctcaaaccgctgaaccgattgtgctgaaatttggtatggggatactttgggtcccgagaAAGggcataagatactttttatcccggaaaaatgtacggtatagCGTCATTAGTGTTGCTAGAATACGCTaagttttatcataatatacagtatacaccatagaattagaacgtagtATTTTCATATCGTTGATATACTTACACCACATCGTTGATATACACCACACAGGCATCACTTATTTAGTTGAGTGACATAAtcctgtattttattatgaagacCACATTGTACCATcaggaaatttattcctaggcagttgacggatctacgtcatttggtcggcttatatcAATTCGATGTTAGCTGTGGTCGGTCGGGTGGGTTTGACTTGACGCGACCAAAcaacttaggtccgccatctgcataggaatcaacttccctgatagtacatttcactctggaatttattattatcacctGCAACAGATGATACAGCATGAAAGTCGCTATGCCGGCGCCGCGGTACTCGGGTCGCACCAGCACGAAGGAGATGTATGCGGCGGCGGCGCTGACCGGCACGAGGAACGCGCAGCCCACAACCAGCCGCCCCAGAGAACATACGCAGCTGAATTCTGGGTACTGCAGCGCTTCTGTCACTGGGGAGGAAAGTTTTATTTCATAGGAAATAAcggtaataataaaataaagtaataaaaaggtTTATTTTTCACACAACTTACAGATAATGGTACAGAATACAGTTAACAAAGACATTTAAACGTGTGAACTGGAGCCTAAACTAGGATACCCTGTATTTCAGGACTCCAGGTTCCACCTGCAGATTAGAGGAGAACTTAtgagatttttatttaaaaaataatatgaatattttaggtaataatgtgaatattttgatgagataaatgtaatgtaatgattAATGAGATTTAAGATAACGTAAAGCGCTCACACGAGCTTAATAAGTTCTATTTGTTAGGACTATCTCTGTGTTTATTCTACTCTTttgttattttgataaaaaccaAGTCAACCAAATGAAACACCTCAGCTTAAGCTTGGCTCGCTAACCATTATTCCAGAGATTAATAGTCAAGAATGATAGGATTATTTATTCTTTAGTAATCTTTGGATTACGAAGTTCTAGATCAGTGcaatactcaacctgcggcccaaTATAGGTACTCAACCGGCAGATTTGATGATCAACAGCTGTGGCCTGTGGCCCGCGTTAAAAATGCCACTTAACGAcatacggccattcccaatatttgatctatctctggttttgccctactagagataggaataactcacaattgacataaaatatatgtttctaatgtctaatgtgagctattcctatctctagtagggcaaaaccagagatagatcaaatattgggaacagcCGTTAGACTATAGTCTTATTGTCATAATATCTTGACATAAACGTATCTTTAGTATATCTCTACAATGTTTCTATTATTTCGCATTTGACTGTGGCATGACCACGCTAAGctagatatacagggtgtaacaaaaataagtgataatactttagggtgtgtacgtgttccttgtagagagtcactgtgaaagtagcagcgctgaaagaccaaaaatttttccacttttgtatggggaaactcgtgacgctcgggcccttgcccatacaaaagtgaaaaaaaaatcgtctttcagagctgctacattcacagtgaactctctacaaggaacacgtacacaccctaaagtattatcacttatttttgttatattattgtatactcAGTACTCACGGTCTATCCCGGGCCAGAAGAACTGCGCACAGAGCGCGTTGACGGCTGGAATGTGATGCGGCTGCACGTAGCAGTAGTCTAGCGGCGGACGACACACGCGGACACTACGAttcacaaaatatgtattatgtaccatccagaaaattgattcctatgcagttgatTATTATGCGTTAtttagtcggatcatgtcaattcaacgaGGATATAGATAcgcgaacaaacataaaaaaaaccatagtaaataatatacggtcgatttgagaaacctcctccttttttaagtcggttaaaggtagccttaataaaaagtaaaaaccagcCAAAGGCATGTTAAGTCATTTGAAATAGGATCCAGAGAGTCATCCATATATAATTCATCAGTGTGTATTTCtgataatactagatgacgccagccGAAATTAATTTACGCGCGGAAACATTTTCCGCAATAATAGCAGCTATTGtacttatgtccttttccgtcTGTCATCACCATAGTCCATACTTATCATTTCtgaccgtgaagaggtaacagacagacaaacatactttcgcatttataatattagtgaatTCTACTTATGAGATActatatttttgaaatattcttAGTACGTACGTACGtgtctttcgttaaaaacgatgacgaaattcgttatcaaaatgtatgcggtttgacataagtcatcgctaaatgacatttcgtttTCGaacactaatgtcaaatcccatacattttgataacgaatttcgtgatcgtttttaacgaaagggactttggctacagcCCCAGGTGCCGTCCACAAGTTTTGCCACTAGTAGGatgattaatataattattcttattGTTAGTGCTAATAGAGTCGTTTATATTCCGACTCTATTCACTCCTTACAAATCCTGAAGAAAACTGATATTATGGAAGTTAGATTTAAgaggattaaaataaaataacaggaCGGAGCGTTTGTTGAAAGATCATGTATTCGAGAGAGAGGACCACAGATTATACATAGACTATAGATGCGTTCATtatagaatataaaataatattaggatgCGTTCATATTTCATCAAATCCTACCAGTAGTAGCCAGTGCCGAttttataggtatatattttattagagtAGTCCACTTTATTTCCGCAACCCCTTGTATGTAATCTATAGAGCCTCTATgaacgctgccgcccctaggccgtggcctataacggccAATTTATAAATACGGGACTGGTTGTAGGGGTAAAACATAGGTATTAGGTACATACTATAGCGCGTACCTAAACTCTTTTCTTATTGTCATTGCCGTAGTTACATTATGTTCTTACCCCTTGGTCTTCTCAACGATCTCATCCAAGACCTTTATCCACATGGGTCTGGTGACGGCGTCCCGGCGGATGTAGGGCTTCAGCACCGCCCCCGAGAAGGCCGAGCGCAGGGGCGCAGCCTCAGTCCGCGGCAGCAGTAGTGGCCCGTACACCGTGCTGGTCACCGTGCCGCAGAGGTTGTCCATGAAGTACTGGGGAGTGGGGATGCATTGTTATGTTAAGAGAACATGTCTGTCTACTACTAAAACTTCACACTTGACTAAAAGATACAGATGACAAACATCAAGACTGATGCCACAGTCTTGTAAATTGACGGTTGCGAAAAAGTGGCGAATCAAAGATTCACAAGGACGTATTGGCGCGTGGCCAAAATTTAATTTTCGATAATCGCCAATAAACATGAGCTCCCTATGTTTGAGAACACATAACATACAGATATGCAACTACCCTTGTCGATGTATGTTTGTGTTGTGGGTAGGTGCGATATCTATACTCACGGATCTCTGGAACCTGTCGAGTATGCGGTCGTCTTGTGCGGCGCGCGACCCTTCCGTCACGTACCCGCTCAGCACACGAACCgctctaaataaaataaaaaagccttttatttctcGCCAATTATTACTAGCTCGatcaaataacattattattattatttattttaaacattagggtaatacgtgggagagccatgcttcggcacgaatgggccggctcgaccggagaaataccacgttctcacagaaaaccggcatgaaacagcgcttgcgttgtgtttcgccgagtgagtgagtttactggaggcccaatctcctaccctattcccttccctaccctcccctattcccttcccttcccatccctaccctcccctattacctcttaaaaggccggcaacgcacctgcagctcttctgatgctgcgagtgtccatgggcgacggaagttgctttccatcattttttcatcattttagttgaaataacaaaatattagatacaaaatttaaattagacactctagataatatttataaattgaatTAGGGAAGGTTAGGCACCAGGGAGAACTTTTTAAACACTTGTACCTTAGAAAATTTGTAAATAGAACAATCACCTATCAATATCAAACAGCGGCAGATGCTTATGCCTCTTCCGCCTGCGCAGCGCCAGCTTGGCTCTCAGGCGGTACAGTTCCGCGCGGCTGCAGGGCTCCTTCACCCGGGGGATGAGCCCCTCCACCGTCTTAAGCAGTTGGATCTCCTGGTACTCCGTCATCTCCACCAGGCCCTGCTCCGGCTCCGGTTCAGGGTCCTCCCAGGGATAATCTGGGAGAAAAAGTCATCTACAATGATGTTGTGAATgcgtgtctgtcggtctgtagATCTTCACGCTGAAACAGCTGAACCGACATAGATTAGTGATGCTAATCACTTATTGTGCTTATGCTATCACTTATTACATTGTCGGAACtgtgggtttgacgtaacgtgacCAAGCTACGTAGCCCGTAGGTCCTCCTAGGTCCCCGTAGGTCCCCGTAggtgcctaggaatcaacttctctgatagtactttgaaTCTCGAGAAAGACAGGATAGTTTTTATGACGAAAATAAAAGGTTCCCGCGTGTTAAAGAAATTTGACGCAAAATCTAGTTTTAATTGTGATGTTGTAATTTTTCAGCCATCTATCAAACCCCTACGGTACTGttcatacttaaataaaaaattcgcGTTATTTTACCTCCATTTTACTGATTATCATAGCCAGCaaactattaaataaaataaaaaaataaaaattgttttattttcgaatagatttgtaacaaatactttcagaacattgatgctaatggtgcctaccaccggttcgggaactatcccggcgagaagaaccggcgtaagaaactcgcacggggtcccactttttactaaaaagtgagaaaaaaattattcttttttaaaataaaatttacaattgtaacttaaaattatacaatgtcaacatccatatataattgtaagtcatattataataatgtagaagtagccttgcaaggagccatcctactcccaagatgtgccatcgtttatgaaatcattgaccttggctttggcacacaaacgttctttgactacttttttaaatttattaagataaatattcgataaaaaatatttattctctACCACTCTCTTTCCCTCATTCCCTACATATTAAAGAAAGAGCGAGACGACACTCACCTACGCTATTCAGCTGAGTGGAGAACAGCGATTCTCTTCTCACTTCGACTTCTTCACTCTTCTCTTTCCCTCCCTCCTTCTTCCTCCGCGGTTCATCATCAGACGGCTCGGGGTGGGAACTGTGGGAGTCGCTGTCGTAGTGCGGTCGGTACGAATGAACACTAGATGATTCAGTctgcaaatataatatacaaataatattatcagaagCAGCTCtgaatttatgtataggcagtataggccatgggcTATGGGTGAGAGCGTCctagttcgtacataggggcggcaaaattaaggtggcctatactcataaaaaatattaatccgGCCCTAATCAaaactgtgtctgtctatctgtcaccTCTTGACGCTCAAAcgttataaagatactttgaaacCCGCGAAAGCATATTGATTAAtcattttctattttctattaatttccaTTCTATTATAGATATAAGGGGACAGAAAAATTCAAAAACGGTAGGCAAAAGAAGTGGAAACAGGATCATTAGGGACTttgaatattatagtaaattactatacaatattataataaattcaaaACCATACATACTGGTGGAACTGCAGTTAATCTATGGAATTCAAATCCTGATAACGAATCTCTCAATGGTATATCTTCAATAGACTGATTTGTCCTGAAAATGTTtatataactttatttattGCTGTTAACAACTTAGGATGGGTTGCAACTTGAACCAGAGGTGT of Aricia agestis chromosome 9, ilAriAges1.1, whole genome shotgun sequence contains these proteins:
- the LOC121730442 gene encoding cysteine-rich protein 2-binding protein → MAEQCKYCNNLEDKQRLPGLVCEICKSFVHLTCLRSQNTPGNFECDVFFEFTCEDCAPEKTEMLVRNKFQWVNVLILTMNHLQNQMQGISNRGFFHYKTHICSFIDRHWLVLFGPSFKRTKNWVGTVVGVLSLYNSLFFRSGSSVLAELGWWKLMHSFSPAVAAHIVQELGPDKPKRVRNQISLDTKLFNRKVEEMGYGDYFDKVKYKLEEYMVLSYAGSSTIEQVEVKTEPVPYKKLKLDTEDLCIMPVSSCEAPEFDTRTNQSIEDIPLRDSLSGFEFHRLTAVPPTESSSVHSYRPHYDSDSHSSHPEPSDDEPRRKKEGGKEKSEEVEVRRESLFSTQLNSVDYPWEDPEPEPEQGLVEMTEYQEIQLLKTVEGLIPRVKEPCSRAELYRLRAKLALRRRKRHKHLPLFDIDRAVRVLSGYVTEGSRAAQDDRILDRFQRSYFMDNLCGTVTSTVYGPLLLPRTEAAPLRSAFSGAVLKPYIRRDAVTRPMWIKVLDEIVEKTKGVRVCRPPLDYCYVQPHHIPAVNALCAQFFWPGIDLTEALQYPEFSCVCSLGRLVVGCAFLVPVSAAAAYISFVLVRPEYRGAGIATFMLYHLLQTCAGRDVTLHVSPTNPAIFLYQKFGFKVEELVQDFYEKYYDIDYKGCRHALFLRLTR
- the LOC121730443 gene encoding transcriptional adapter 2-alpha gives rise to the protein MANDILQVNCDACAEIAHEPYIECCECDSNLCQSCFASGREVGPHKNDHKYSIRRNDFPLFDNCNWSAKEECKLLSAMSMYGFGNWEEIAKCVQTRSKLECQEHYKKYFIENVQCEELKLIPETEQSVFPKILTPYLYNTDLCTNPPRNNQSDHSLAGYNAYRSEFELSYDNNAESIFSIEDSYSDDEDDDCIDALKVSLLNALNTRLRERQRRYKIIQNHGLIMTNKLLAWLIRFDSTISRTNSERLLSFMQFMTGMQFDAFMESISLQEETMQRLYKLCEYRKLGIRTLHSARLYQQLKVNNDDMNKEQRHATLVMIKDFDSYTTKSKLMFSKGKRLKRSAIPLDITDLPGYFQLSANEKSLCSNVRLLPNNYTEMKKLLIAENNKLGSLKLLDARRILKIDVNKTRKIYDFLITEGFISKPFQQ